AGTTCATGGACCAGACAAATCCTCTCTCGGAAATTACGCATAAAAGGAGGCTGTCAGCGCTGGGCCCCGGCGGTCTCACACGTGACAGGGCAGGGTTTGAGGTGAGAGATGTCCACCCGACCCATTACGGAAGGATCTGTCCGATAGAAACACCAGAGGGCCCGAACATCGGGCTCATCGGTTCTCTTGCAATTTACGCAAAGGTAAACGAGTTCGGGTTCATCGAAACGCCCTACCGGTTGGTGAAGGAGGGGAAGGTCACTGACGAGGTGGTCTACCTGTCGGCGATCGAAGAGGGGGAACATGTCATAGCGCAGGCAAACGCCCTTCTCAACGAGGAGGGATATTTTGTCAATGACATCGTCATAGCGAGAAAAAAGGGCGAATTCACCATGGTGAGCGCATCTGAGATTACACTCATGGATGTGTCCCCGAATCAGCTCGTTTCCGTTGCGGCATCCCTCATTCCCTTTCTGGAACACGACGATGCAAACAGGGCACTCATGGGTTCCAACATGCAGAGGCAGGCCGTTCCTTCGTTGAGAACCGAGCCCCCCCTCGTTGGAACCGGCATCGAAAGCGTGGCCGCTGCCGATTCAGGGGCAACGGTGGTAGCGAAACGCGCGGGAATCGTTGAGTTCGTGGATGCAACGAGGATTGTCATCAAAGCCGAGGAGCCAGACCAGATGGGAAGGCTCGGGGCGGATATATACAACCTGAACAAGTTTACCAGGTCAAATCAGAATACCTGCATAAACCAAAAGCCGGTGGTCGGAATCGGGGACAGGGTGAAAAAGAGGGAAGTCATAGCGGACGGGCCGGCGACAAGCAAAGGGGAACTTGCTCTGGGGCGCAATGTTCTCGTTGCCTTTATGCCCTGGGGGGGATACAACTTCGAGGACTCCATCCTGATCAGCGAGAGGCTGGTTCGGGATGACGTGTACACGTCGATTCACATAGAAGAGTTCGAATGTATGGCGAGGGAGACGAAACTCGGAAAGGAAGAGATAACGAACGATATCCCCAACGTCGGCGAGGAAGCGCTGAAAAATCTCGACGAAAGCGGCATCGTGAGGATCGGTGCCCGGGTGTCCCATACGGATATACTGGTGGGGAAGGTTACGCCCAAAGGGGAAACCCAGCTGACCCCGGAAGAAAAGCTCCTCCGTGCCATATTTGGGGACAAGGCGGGAGACGTCAAAGACACATCCCTCCGGGTACCGCCGGGAATCGACGGTATCGTCATCGACGCCAAGATTTTCACCCGGAAGGGTGGCGAGAAGGATGACAGGGCCCGGGAACTGGAAGAGAAGGAAATCGAAGCCCTCAAAAGGGATGAGAAGGATGAGTTGAGAATAGTTACGGAAAATATGGAGGGAAGGATCAAGGGCAACCTCGTGGGTAAAACAGCTGCCACACGGATAATGTCCCCCGATCGCTCATCGGTATTGGTCCAGAAAAATAAAACCATTACCGAGGAGATATTCAAAAAGATCCCGAGGGAGAGGTTGGCTGACATCAACACCGTGGAAGATCCGGAGATAAACCTGAAGAACAAAGAGATATTGGATATGGCAACGGCGCATAAAAGCCAGATCAAGAAGCGGTTTGCAGAAAAATTTGACCGGGTACAAAGAGGCGATGAGCTCCCTCCGGGTGTTCTCAAAACTGTCAAGGCATACGTGTCAATGAAAAGAAAACTCTCGGTGGGCGACAAGATGGCCGGGCGTCATGGCAACAAAGGGGTCATCTCGATGGTTCTTCCCATAGAAGACATGCCCTACCTGGAAGATGGCACGCCCGTCGATATCGTGCTGAATCCTCTCGGTGTGCCCTCGAGGATGAACGTGGGCCAGATTCTCGAAACCCACTTGGGTTGGGCAGCCTCCGAGCTCGGGAAAGAGATAGAGAGACACATTATGGAGAACTATTCCCAATCTGCAATTAAAGAATGGCTTAAGAAAGTATATAATTCGGTAGAATTTAGCGAATATGTTGAATCATTACCTGAAGAAGATGTGCTAAAGATAGCAAATGATTTGAAAAACGGCGTATTCATGGCAACCCCGGTTTTTTCCGGAGCGAAAGAGTCCGAAATCAGGGATTACCTGAGGATGGCGGGTTTGCCCCTGGATGGCCAGGCGAACCTGTATGACGGGAGGACGGGACTCGCCTTCAAGCGAAAAGTTACCGTCGGCCTCATGTACATGCTCAAACTCAACCACCTTGTGGACGACAAGATACACGCCCGGTCCACAGGACCTTACTCTCTCGTTACACAGCAGCCGCTGGGCGGCAAGGCACAGTTTGGCGGTCAGCGCCTCGGGGAAATGGAGGTATGGGCTCTCGAGGCGTATGGGGCAGCCCACACACTCCAGGAATTTCTCACGGTTAAATCCGATGATGTCCCCGGCAGAGCCAGGATGTACGAGTCGATCGTCAAGGGAGGGTTTAGCCTGGAGCCCGGACTGCCGGAGTCGTTCAACGTTCTCATCAAGGAACTCCAGGCTCTTGCATTGAACGTTGACCTTCAAAGTGAGGAATAGTCAGTCAACCCCTTAATTGGAGGGATAAAATTGGAAGACATACTCAAGATTTTAGAAAGTCCCCGTAATCCGCTCAACATCTCGAGCATCAAAATCTCTATCGCCTCTTCGGATATGATCCGAAAATGGTCCCACGGAGAGGTAAAAAAACCGGAGACTCT
The window above is part of the Deltaproteobacteria bacterium genome. Proteins encoded here:
- the rpoB gene encoding DNA-directed RNA polymerase subunit beta, producing the protein MGYLDYTNRIKRVNFSKIRTVLGSPHLIKLQLESYGNFLQSDIVPDERKNIGLQAVFRGVFPISDPNGRAHLDFISYSIETPKYSEDECRERGMTYAAPMKVRFQLVLFDIDETTGNRTIRDVKEQEVFFGEIPLMTDKGTFIVNGTERVIVSQVQRSPGVYFEKDKSRGGITEKTSFSSRIIPNNGSWLDFEFDHKESLFVKIDRKKKFPIAVFLRALGYSLEDAMKEFYKVEEVTIKGDVYEKKLNLFDMVGKRSPAEIRHPETKEVIVRKGQKVQRLRAERYGEIDLGKVELPIDTLKGQVSVKEVVDPSSNEVIIESGKPIGDEDLEEVRARDIKKMEVSTVVTADKCIWEDLWQNKTKDRESALKEIYKKMRPTDPPTLDAAEHLFQNLFFNPDRYSLSRVGRLKLNYKLGLKDVPLEHVALRKEDIVAIIKYLIDLKNGNGEPDDIDNLSNRRVRTVGELVEKALRDGLLRVDRAIKERMTHQDLDTAMPHDLVNSKPVSAQIKEFFGSSQLSQFMDQTNPLSEITHKRRLSALGPGGLTRDRAGFEVRDVHPTHYGRICPIETPEGPNIGLIGSLAIYAKVNEFGFIETPYRLVKEGKVTDEVVYLSAIEEGEHVIAQANALLNEEGYFVNDIVIARKKGEFTMVSASEITLMDVSPNQLVSVAASLIPFLEHDDANRALMGSNMQRQAVPSLRTEPPLVGTGIESVAAADSGATVVAKRAGIVEFVDATRIVIKAEEPDQMGRLGADIYNLNKFTRSNQNTCINQKPVVGIGDRVKKREVIADGPATSKGELALGRNVLVAFMPWGGYNFEDSILISERLVRDDVYTSIHIEEFECMARETKLGKEEITNDIPNVGEEALKNLDESGIVRIGARVSHTDILVGKVTPKGETQLTPEEKLLRAIFGDKAGDVKDTSLRVPPGIDGIVIDAKIFTRKGGEKDDRARELEEKEIEALKRDEKDELRIVTENMEGRIKGNLVGKTAATRIMSPDRSSVLVQKNKTITEEIFKKIPRERLADINTVEDPEINLKNKEILDMATAHKSQIKKRFAEKFDRVQRGDELPPGVLKTVKAYVSMKRKLSVGDKMAGRHGNKGVISMVLPIEDMPYLEDGTPVDIVLNPLGVPSRMNVGQILETHLGWAASELGKEIERHIMENYSQSAIKEWLKKVYNSVEFSEYVESLPEEDVLKIANDLKNGVFMATPVFSGAKESEIRDYLRMAGLPLDGQANLYDGRTGLAFKRKVTVGLMYMLKLNHLVDDKIHARSTGPYSLVTQQPLGGKAQFGGQRLGEMEVWALEAYGAAHTLQEFLTVKSDDVPGRARMYESIVKGGFSLEPGLPESFNVLIKELQALALNVDLQSEE